In Chaetodon trifascialis isolate fChaTrf1 chromosome 4, fChaTrf1.hap1, whole genome shotgun sequence, one DNA window encodes the following:
- the rad54l gene encoding DNA repair and recombination protein RAD54-like yields MRRSLAPSQVAKRKQADDSSEDDDWTCRTEKRQKSDNEMRGIHISPFRKPLKHLNNRPACMDGNKHEEFIRSILSKPFKIPIPNYTGSLGIRALGLKRAGARKALHDPFSEDALVLYEPPALSAHDLIKADKEKLPVHVVVDPVLGKVLRPHQREGVKFLWECVTGRRISGSYGCIMADEMGLGKTLQCITLMWTLLRQSPDVKPEIDKAIVVSPSSLVRNWYNEVGKWLGGRVTPVAIDGGSKDEIDRQLVNFISQHGLRIPTPILIISYETFRLHTEVLHKGKVGLVICDEGHRLKNSDNQTYQALNTMSAQRRVLISGTPIQNDLLEYFSLVHFVNAGILGTAQEFKKRFELPILKGRDADASDKDRQTGEEKLKELISIVNRCLIRRTSDILSKYLPVKIEQVVCCRLSPLQTELYKHFLRQSKPIETLQEGKISISSLSSITSLKKLCNHPALIYEKCMEGEEGFEGALDLFPSGYCPKAVEPQLSGKLLVLDYILAMTRTTTSDKVVLVSNYTQTLDLFEKLCRSRRYLFVRLDGTMSIKKRAKIVERFNSPSSPEFIFMLSSKAGGCGLNLIGANRLVMFDPDWNPANDEQAMARVWRDGQKKTCYIYRLLSTGTIEEKILQRQAHKKALSSCVVDEEQDVERHFSLGELRELFALNEETTSDTHDKFRCRRCVNGREVWPPADDSDCTSDLSQWNHCFNKKSLRDQVLKASWDAAVSFVFHQRSHEDQKGVV; encoded by the exons atg AGACGGAGTCTTGCTCCCAGTCAGGTTGCTAAACGGAAGCAAGCAGATGATTCCTCTGAAGATGATGACTGGACATGTAGAACT gagaaaagacaaaaaagtgaTAATGAGATGAGAGGAATCCATATCTCTCCCTTCAGAAAGCCTCTGAAACACCTGAACAACAGACCTGCATGTATGGATGGCAACAAACAT GAGGAATTTATTCGGAGTATCCTCTCCAAGCCATTTAAAATTCCTATTCCAAATTACACAg GCTCTCTGGGAATCCGTGCACTTGGTCTAAAGCGTGCAGGAGCAAGGAAAGCACTTCACGATCCCTTCTCAGAAGATGCTTTGGTTCTATATGAGCCCCCAGCTCTGAGCGCTCATGACCTGATCAAAGCTGACAA AGAAAAACTACCAGTCCATGTTGTTGTGGATCCAGTTTTAGGAAAAGTGCTGAGACCCCATCAGAGGGAG GGGGTGAAGTTCCTGTGGGAGTGTGTGACAGGCAGACGCATCTCAGGATCATATGGCTGCATCATGGCTGATGAAATGGGCCTGGGGAAGACTTTGCAGTGTATCACCCTCATGTGGACCCTGCTACGCCAAAGCCCTGACGTGAAGCCAGAGATCGACAAGGCCATAGTGGTTTCGCCTTCCAGTCTGGTTCGAAACTGGTACAATGAAGTAGGAAAGTGGCTGGGAGGACGTGTCACACCCGTGGCCATCGATGGAGGTTCAAAGGATGAGATCGATAGACAGCTAG TGAACTTCATCTCTCAGCATGGTTTGAGAATACCGACCCCTATCCTGATCATTTCATACGAGACCTTTCGACTGCACACAGAGGTTCTGCACAAGGGCAAAGTTGGACTTGTCATCTGTGATGAG GGCCATCGGCTGAAAAACTCTGACAACCAGACATACCAGGCCCTAAATACCATGAGTGCCCAGAGGAGAGTGCTGATATCAGGCACTCCCATCCAGAACGACCTGCTGGAGTACTTCAGCTTGGTCCACTTTGTTAATGCTGGGATCCTTG GTACAGCCCAGGAGTTTAAAAAGCGATTTGAGCTTCCCATTCTCAAGGGTCGAGACGCAGATGCCAgtgataaagacagacagactggagaggagaaacTCAAGGAGCTGATCAGTATCGTCAACAG GTGTTTGATAAGGAGAACATCTGATATCCTCTCAAAATATCTTCCTGTGAAGATTGAGCAGGTTGTGTGTTGCAG GTTGAGTCCGCTGCAGACAGAGCTCTATAAGCACTTCCTGAGGCAGTCCAAACCCATTGAGACATTACAAGAGGGCAAAATAAGCATCTCCTCCCTGTCTTCCATTACATCACTCAAGAAACTGTGCAATC ACCCAGCTCTCATATATGAGAAGTGCATGGAGGGTGAGGAGGGCTTTGAGGGGGCGCTGGATCTCTTTCCATCTGGCTACTGCCCTAAAGCTGTGGAGCCTCAGCTCTCTG gtAAATTGCTGGTTCTTGACTACATCCTTGCAATGACAAGGACTACAACTAGTGACAAGGTGGTGCTCGTCTCCAACTACACTCAAACACTGGACCTCTTTGAAAAGTTGTGCAGATCTAGAAG ATACCTCTTTGTTCGACTGGATGGCACAATGTCCATCAAGAAAAGAGCCAAGATTGTGGAAAGATTCAACAGTCCATCT AGCCCAGAGTTCATCTTCATGCTGAGTAGCAAGGCTGGTGGATGTGGCCTGAATCTGATAGGTGCTAATCGCTTGGTTATGTTTGATCCTGACTGGAACCCAGCCAATGACGAACAGGCGATGGCACGAGTGTGGAGAGATGGCCAGAAGAAGACCTGCTACATCTACAGGCTGCTCTCT ACAGGGACAATTGAGGAGAAGATCCTGCAGAGGCAGGCCCATAAGAAAGCCCTGAGCAGCTGTGTTGTAGATGAGGAGCAGGATGTGGAGCGTCACTTCTCTCTGGGTGAGCTACGGGAACTCTTCGCTCTCAATGAGGAAACCACCAGCGACACACATGACAA ATTTCGCTGTCGCCGCTGTGTGAATGGCAGAGAGGTTTGGCCTCCTGCAGATGACTCTGACTGTACCAGTGACCTTTCTCAGTGGAACCATTGCTTCAACAAGAAGAGTTTGAGGGACCAAGTGTTGAAAGCCTCCTGGGACGCTGCTGTCTCTTTTGTCTTCCACCAGCGCTCTCACGAGGACCAGAAGGGTGTAGTATAG